The Desertibacillus haloalkaliphilus DNA segment ACCTGCGGGTAGTGTAAATGAATTAGCGACACAACGTGATGTTGTGATTCTACCGGTTGAAGGTGAAGCGCTAGGATTTATTGAAGAAAACAGTGGATACGAACATTTAGAGATCCCTGCTGATGCATATGATTTCCTAGAAGAGCCTGTTAGTACAATTACAGCATATGCCGTTCTTGTTGGTTCAACAGATCAAATCAGTGAAGAACTAGCATATGAAATTACAAAAGCTCTTTATGAGAATTCAGAAAACATTACGCACCAACAAGGTGAACATATGACAATTGATAACGTACTAAATGGATCAAATGGTCTTGAGTTCCATCCAGGTGCGGAAAGATATTTTGAAGAAATCGGTTTACTAGAGTAAAGATGTAAGGGCCGGGCATTAAGCTGTCCGGTCTTTTTTAAGCGATATTGTTAAGATTATCGACGAAAAAGCAGGATAGCCAGCACAGTAGTGGAATATAATGAAACTAATACCGTTTAAATGTACTAAAAACAGTCCTATTCAATGGTTTAGTAACCTGCTTCCTACTTTTTCGTGGATAATGAACGACGAGAATTAAAAGGTGGTGAGTGGTTTTGACTCAAGATAAAAACTTGTCTGAGAAAGAACTAATTGCAAAATATGATAAGGAATCAGCTTATCGAGTGAATCTTGGGAAGTGGGCATGGGTCCTAACAATCATCGGGATTTCACTAACAGTCTTTCATCTCTATACAGCGATTAAAGGGCCATACACTTCATTGATCCAAGGCGCAATTCATTTAGGGAGCGGACTCGCCCTCATTTTCATTTTATATCCTCTCAAACGCTCGATGCTAAAAAAACCGGGCGTCCCATGGTACGATGTCGTTCTTGCATTCCTCGCAATGGGTGCGAACTTCTACATTATCTTTAATTATGAACGCCTAGTACGTGAAGCGATTATTAGAGGCTATACAGATCTCGATATGATCGTTGCCGCTGTTGGGGTTCTGTTGCTACTAGAAGCGACACGACGAGCAGTTGGACTGCCAATTGTTATTATCGCAGGTCTTGCTATCGCTTACTCACTTTGGGGAAGCGGCATTCCTTACTTTGGTCACCAAGGCTTTGACTTTTCACGCTTAATGACAAGAATGTTCTATAGTACAGAAGCGATTTTTGGGATTCCAATTCAAATTTCATCCACTTATATTTATTTATTCTTATTCTTCGGTGTCATGCTAACGAAAACGGGGATCGGCAAATTCTTTAATGATTTAGCCTTCGGAGCGACCGGAAGAATGACCGGTGGGACAGCAAAAGCAGCTGTTTCCGCAAGTGCTCTTCAAGGGATGGTAACAGGTAGTTCAGTTGCCAACACTGTTGGCTCTGGGTCGTTTACGATCCCAATGATGAAGCGTGCAGGCTTTAAGCCAGAGTTTTCAGCGGCTGCCGAAGCATCTGCATCAACCGGTGGACAAATCATGCCGCCAATCATGGGAGCTGCGGCGTTTATTATGGCTGAATATACAGGTGTACCATATAGTGAAATTATCATTATTGCTTTAATACCTGCCCTGCTTTATTTTTCTGGCGTCTTTATGGGAACCCATTTCCAAGCGAAAAAACAAGGAATTAGAGGTTTACCAAAAGATCAATTACCAGGGTTTAAAATGCTCGCCAAGCGTATGGATTTATTATTACCGCTTGTGACAATTGTCGGTTTACTTTTAAATGGATTTACAGCAACGTACGCAGCCCTTTGGGGGATTTTTGCCGCTTTTGCTGTCAGCTTATTCCGAAAAGATACTCGTATGTCAATCAAAGATATGTTCCATGCACTTGAACAAGGGGCAAGAGTCGCTTTACCCGTTATCGCAGCCTGTGCAACAGCAGGGATCATCGTTGGTACTGTTGTGTTAACTGGCCTTGGTGGTAAAATTGCAGGCGGGATTTTAGAACTTGCAGGCGGAAACTTTTTCTTAATCTTATTCTTTACGATGATTGCATGTATCCTGCTTGGTATGGGATTACCAACTACAGCAAACTATGTGGTGACAGCTTCGATGGCTGCACCAGCATTAATCGAATTCGGTGTTCCAGTGATAGCTGCTCACATGTTCGTGTTCTACTTTGGTATTGTTGCTGATATTACGCCACCTGTGTGTCTTGCTGCATATGCTGGGGCTGGAATCGCTCGGGCGAACCCAATGAAATCAGGGGTAACCGCCTTAAAGCTCGCAATCGCAGCGTTCATTATTCCATATGTATTCGTCTATAACCCTGTTCTCGTACTTGAGGATGCAACATTTGCCACACTAACGCCCGTGTTATTGACAGCTCTTATTGGGATGGCGGCAATAAGTGCAAGTATGATGAACTATTTTGTTACCAATCCAAAAGTTATTGAGCGAATCCTTCTCTTAGTATCCGGTATTCTCTTAATCTACCCAGGAAACCTATTTGTTTCAATTCCAGGGCTCGTGTTATTAGTACTGATTGGAATTATTCAATATGTGCGTGCCAAGAAAAATCAAGCAGAACACCAACCCGTATAATTCATGAAAAAACGCTGTGCAGTTCAAATCTGCACAGCGTTTTCTTATCGCGACATATTCGTTATTCGTGAAAGACATTAAAGTTACCCCATAGTTCTTCAAGGTGCTGTAATCTACTTTCGACCTTTTCATGTTCTGATCTTGTCACTGCTGTGATTAATGCACTTACAATACTTAATGGTGCGGAGAATGAATCAATAAATGAGTTAATTTCAGTTGTCGCAAGTAAATTTTTATCACCATAAGGGATAAGTGGAGACATGAGGTGGTCGGTAATCACCAAGGTCTTAGCTCCGCGTTGCTTCACATACTTCATAACCTCTACAGTCCGCTTCGTATAACGCGAAAAGCCAAAACCAATGACAAGATCCTCTTCTGTAATATCTAATAAATGCTCTGATACGCCATCAGCCTGATCTACCAACTCAGTATTCTGCAAAACGAGATCAAGATAAAATTCTAAAAATAACGCAATACTAGCAGCGCTACGATAGGCAATAATGTAAATCCGCTTCGCATTAACAATATCGGTTACTGCTTGTTGAAAAACT contains these protein-coding regions:
- a CDS encoding TRAP transporter permease, which gives rise to MTQDKNLSEKELIAKYDKESAYRVNLGKWAWVLTIIGISLTVFHLYTAIKGPYTSLIQGAIHLGSGLALIFILYPLKRSMLKKPGVPWYDVVLAFLAMGANFYIIFNYERLVREAIIRGYTDLDMIVAAVGVLLLLEATRRAVGLPIVIIAGLAIAYSLWGSGIPYFGHQGFDFSRLMTRMFYSTEAIFGIPIQISSTYIYLFLFFGVMLTKTGIGKFFNDLAFGATGRMTGGTAKAAVSASALQGMVTGSSVANTVGSGSFTIPMMKRAGFKPEFSAAAEASASTGGQIMPPIMGAAAFIMAEYTGVPYSEIIIIALIPALLYFSGVFMGTHFQAKKQGIRGLPKDQLPGFKMLAKRMDLLLPLVTIVGLLLNGFTATYAALWGIFAAFAVSLFRKDTRMSIKDMFHALEQGARVALPVIAACATAGIIVGTVVLTGLGGKIAGGILELAGGNFFLILFFTMIACILLGMGLPTTANYVVTASMAAPALIEFGVPVIAAHMFVFYFGIVADITPPVCLAAYAGAGIARANPMKSGVTALKLAIAAFIIPYVFVYNPVLVLEDATFATLTPVLLTALIGMAAISASMMNYFVTNPKVIERILLLVSGILLIYPGNLFVSIPGLVLLVLIGIIQYVRAKKNQAEHQPV
- a CDS encoding MurR/RpiR family transcriptional regulator, whose translation is MIESDVYRRIIDLQDKMSKSQKKIANYLITYPETAPFLTASKLAKTVGVGEATVIRFAVFLDYKGYPDLQRHLQEALQRKWTSAEVFARTTDATEEPESALKEILSDDIQNLKTTLHQIDTEVFQQAVTDIVNAKRIYIIAYRSAASIALFLEFYLDLVLQNTELVDQADGVSEHLLDITEEDLVIGFGFSRYTKRTVEVMKYVKQRGAKTLVITDHLMSPLIPYGDKNLLATTEINSFIDSFSAPLSIVSALITAVTRSEHEKVESRLQHLEELWGNFNVFHE